From a region of the Lentilactobacillus curieae genome:
- a CDS encoding MDR family MFS transporter: MIKKRSEVNLICVIACSLLLNAGAAFMWPLVTVYMHNYLHKSLTLAGTTLLVMSCFMMLGNYLGGKLFDKWSPYWATILSVSSSTLAIIILIFFHDWPVFGIMLLFVGFGDGACMTLFNSFAATIKSRSTRTIFNVLYIGTNIGVVIGTLLVGFLLKFGVTTVFAVTSFFYLALLIITITMFNVDIDKRASKETSGESAVVGIKTRGIVISICLVVLAVYLSYTLWESVISVHMTSLGISFEKYSLLWTLNGLMIVFLQPFVNRIGERVKLSTQTYVGTFIFGISFLGLIFARDYPAFVAVMVVTTIGEMIGFPGIPAWIDNLSSPAERGKYQGMYNLFMSFGRAIGPLIGGFIIDFASYKSLFGFAAGIIVVAIAVLMVVNAVKQRKLRRLEGE; the protein is encoded by the coding sequence GTGATTAAAAAAAGGTCAGAGGTTAATCTAATCTGTGTGATTGCGTGTTCGCTGCTGCTGAATGCTGGGGCAGCCTTTATGTGGCCACTAGTAACGGTTTATATGCATAACTACTTACATAAATCGTTGACTCTGGCTGGGACAACACTTCTTGTGATGTCGTGTTTTATGATGCTTGGGAATTATTTAGGCGGTAAGTTATTTGATAAGTGGTCGCCATACTGGGCAACTATTTTAAGTGTATCTTCATCAACGTTAGCGATTATTATCCTAATTTTCTTTCATGATTGGCCAGTATTTGGAATTATGCTACTGTTCGTTGGCTTTGGTGATGGGGCCTGCATGACGTTATTTAATTCGTTCGCGGCAACAATCAAAAGTCGTTCAACTCGGACGATCTTTAATGTTTTGTACATTGGAACAAACATCGGGGTCGTAATTGGCACGCTATTAGTTGGTTTTCTACTTAAATTTGGGGTAACAACCGTTTTTGCAGTTACATCGTTTTTTTATTTGGCCTTATTAATAATTACCATTACGATGTTCAACGTCGATATTGATAAACGAGCCAGCAAAGAAACCAGTGGCGAATCTGCAGTTGTTGGGATTAAGACTAGGGGAATTGTTATCTCTATCTGTTTAGTTGTCTTGGCAGTTTACCTCTCCTACACTTTGTGGGAAAGCGTGATTTCTGTTCACATGACTTCCTTGGGGATTTCTTTTGAGAAATACAGCTTACTTTGGACCTTAAATGGACTAATGATTGTGTTCTTGCAACCATTCGTTAACAGAATTGGTGAACGGGTCAAATTAAGCACTCAAACTTATGTAGGAACGTTTATATTCGGAATTTCATTTTTAGGACTGATATTTGCACGAGACTATCCAGCTTTTGTCGCTGTGATGGTTGTCACTACGATTGGTGAAATGATTGGTTTCCCAGGGATTCCAGCTTGGATTGATAATTTATCATCGCCCGCTGAACGTGGTAAGTATCAGGGGATGTATAACCTGTTTATGTCTTTTGGTAGGGCAATCGGTCCGCTAATCGGTGGCTTTATTATCGACTTTGCTTCCTATAAGTCGTTATTTGGGTTTGCAGCAGGAATAATCGTTGTGGCAATTGCTGTTTTGATGGTTGTAAATGCGGTTAAACAAAGAAAGTTAAGACGGTTGGAGGGGGAATGA
- the nrdI gene encoding class Ib ribonucleoside-diphosphate reductase assembly flavoprotein NrdI, which translates to MKPIKILYISIEGNTRSFLKNLKEYSESMNSQDDSNPTIELKEISEQTDFDNEVDPFFTFVPTYLNGGNGIDNGVKELMTNALGEYIDYGNNARLLKGVIGSGNRNFNEQYCLTARRYAEKFNAPFLADYELRGTGADVERIYKILVDAK; encoded by the coding sequence GTGAAACCAATTAAAATTTTATATATCTCAATTGAGGGTAATACCCGTTCATTTTTAAAAAACCTCAAAGAATATTCAGAATCCATGAATTCCCAGGATGACAGCAATCCTACCATCGAATTAAAGGAAATTAGCGAGCAAACTGACTTCGATAACGAAGTCGATCCCTTCTTCACCTTTGTTCCAACTTACCTAAATGGTGGTAACGGAATCGACAACGGGGTTAAGGAATTGATGACTAACGCTTTGGGCGAGTACATTGATTATGGTAATAATGCTCGGTTGCTTAAGGGAGTTATTGGTAGTGGAAACCGTAACTTTAACGAACAATACTGTTTGACTGCCAGACGGTATGCAGAGAAGTTCAACGCCCCATTCTTAGCAGACTACGAGTTGCGAGGAACCGGTGCGGATGTTGAACGTATCTATAAGATTTTGGTTGATGCCAAGTAG